The proteins below come from a single Serinus canaria isolate serCan28SL12 chromosome 6, serCan2020, whole genome shotgun sequence genomic window:
- the TMEM72 gene encoding transmembrane protein 72: protein MQHKALWSALEYTCRLLGISTAAVLIGVGVETLQRGQFKSLAFYLLFSGVAVAVCEGFFFISLFLEMCFTHKPEFLAQAFWKRARCPGSFQKFLGYTLLSVACFLHPVLVWHVTIPGSMLVLTALAYFLLSKRRKSPGHKDTHPQAGQYVDPSATEAAPTVIGDTEQTYTFHGAQREQHRSLLGHMKSILKGSKDSSSAPETPVQPAAVPVPRKQVHFQEKVVQIIPSVSEDVEDVESEAEESTSDTTPILTPPDAPIIMAPLSSAGLF, encoded by the exons ATGCAGCACAAGGCACTTTGGAGTGCCCTGGAGTACACCTGCCGATTGCTGGGTATCTCCACCGCAGCAG TGCTGATCGGTGTGGGCGTAGAAACTCTGCAGAGAGGACAGTTTAAAAGCCTGGCTTTCTATCTGCT TTTTTCAGGGGTTGCAGTTGCTGTCTGTGAAGGCTTCTTCTTTATCAGTTTGTTCCTGGAGATGTGCTTCAC tcACAAGCCTGAATTCCTGGCACAGGCCTTCTGGAAGCGAGCTAGATGCCCAGGGAGCTTCCAGAAATTCCTGGGGTACACGCTGCTCTCAGTGGCTTGCTTCCTGCATCCTGTCCTCGTCTGGCACGTCACCATCCCTG GATCCATGTTGGTGCTCACTGCCCTGGCCTACTTCCTGCTGAGCAAGAGGAGGAAGAGCCCAGGCCACAAAGACACACATCCCCAGGCGGGTCAGTACGTGGACCCTTCAGCCACTGAGGCAGCCCCAACCGTCATTGGTGACACTGAGCAGACCTACACCTTCCACGGGgcccagagggagcagcaccGCTCGCTTCTGGGCCATATGAAGAGCATCCTGAAGGGCAGCAaggacagcagctcagccccagaaACTCCTgtccagccagcagctgtgccagtgcctcgCAAGCAAGTGCACTTTCAGGAGAAGGTGGTGCAGATCATCCCCTCTGTCAGCGAGGACGTGGAGGATGTGGAGAGTGAGGCTGAGGAGAGCACATCAGACACAACTCCCATCCTCACCCCACCTGATGCCCCCATCATCATGGCCCCTCTCAGCTCTGCCGGCCTCTTTTGA